GTGAGCGTCGAACGCAAGCACATCCTGCACGCTTACGGCGCCAAGGTCACTTTCAGCGATCCGCTCGAGGGCTCCGACGGCGCCATCCGCCTGTGCCGCAAGATCTTCGAGCAGAATCCGGCGCGCTACTTCAAGCCCGACCAGTACTCGAACCCGATGAACCCGCAGGCGCACTACGAGACCACTGGACCGGAGATTTACCGACAAACGCGCGGCCGGATCACCCACTTCGTCGCCGGGATCGGCACCGGGGGAACGATCATGGGCGTGGGCCGCTATCTCAAGGAGGTCGACCCGTCGATCCGTGTCATCGCCGTCGAGCCGGACGACGCGCTTCACGGGCTCGAAGGCCTGAAGCACATGGCGAGCTCGATCGTGCCCGCGATCTACCACGAAGAAGAGCTCGACGACAAATTCCCCGTCTCAACGGAAGACGCCTACGCAATGGTCTACCGCCTGAGCCAGGAGGAAGGCGTGCTCGTGGGGCAATCTTCCGGTGCGGCGATGTTCGCCGCGCTCAAGCTCGCGCGCCGGCTGGAGTCCGGCACGATCGTGACGATCTTCCCCGACTTCGGCGACAAATACCTGAGCACCAATCTCTGGGTGGGCTGGCGCGACCGGATGGCGGTCGGCAATCTGAAGTTCGCGATCTGAAGACCGTCCGGGCCGCGGTCAGGGCACCGTGGCCCAGATCGAGATCACCAGAGCGCCGCCCTCGTGCGGCGGCCCTCCGAGCAGGAAGTTCCCTTTGTTTTGCAGCCGGACCGTGGTATCGAGCAGCCGCTTCTGCCCTTCCGTCAGGCTCACCTTGAGAGCGATCTGACGG
The sequence above is a segment of the Candidatus Zixiibacteriota bacterium genome. Coding sequences within it:
- a CDS encoding cysteine synthase family protein, with translation MASISPVLRPVPEERRELRKVESVLELIGNTPLLEIRRITEGLPSGVRIFAKLEGFNPGGSVKDRAALRMVQEGIRSGKLTRGKTILDSTSGNTGIALAMIGCVLGYPVELVVPGNVSVERKHILHAYGAKVTFSDPLEGSDGAIRLCRKIFEQNPARYFKPDQYSNPMNPQAHYETTGPEIYRQTRGRITHFVAGIGTGGTIMGVGRYLKEVDPSIRVIAVEPDDALHGLEGLKHMASSIVPAIYHEEELDDKFPVSTEDAYAMVYRLSQEEGVLVGQSSGAAMFAALKLARRLESGTIVTIFPDFGDKYLSTNLWVGWRDRMAVGNLKFAI